A genome region from Deltaproteobacteria bacterium includes the following:
- a CDS encoding enoyl-CoA hydratase/isomerase family protein gives MTYETFLVERSGPIATVYFNRPEKLNPINEKVLREMIAISHEFQDDEETRVIILTGKGRSFCVGADMNMLSASVDGEKQKQQSDIAKLRGAKTGWRVMDEWERLDQITIAAVNGFAVGGGVSLVMACDFRIAAAGSRMWIPEVRLGVPYMWGSISRLINLVGMAKAKELVMTCDEVAAEEALTIGLVNQVVPLEQLSSAAEAFAQKLLNKPPMALRRTKEFFKALSTNRAGDITYADAHMGLITFMSDDMREAVSAFREKREGKFRNR, from the coding sequence ATGACTTATGAGACATTCCTTGTTGAACGCTCAGGACCAATAGCGACGGTATATTTCAATCGCCCGGAAAAACTGAACCCGATCAATGAAAAAGTCTTGCGGGAGATGATTGCCATCTCGCACGAGTTCCAAGATGACGAAGAAACTCGTGTGATTATTCTCACTGGCAAAGGTCGGTCGTTCTGTGTCGGGGCAGACATGAATATGTTGTCTGCTAGCGTCGATGGCGAAAAACAGAAACAGCAAAGTGACATCGCTAAGCTCCGCGGTGCGAAAACCGGCTGGCGGGTGATGGACGAGTGGGAGCGCCTCGATCAAATCACCATCGCTGCGGTCAACGGTTTTGCGGTGGGTGGTGGGGTGTCTCTCGTCATGGCGTGTGATTTTCGCATCGCAGCTGCCGGTTCGCGGATGTGGATTCCTGAAGTGCGACTCGGCGTGCCCTATATGTGGGGCTCGATTTCGCGGCTGATTAATTTGGTTGGTATGGCGAAAGCGAAGGAACTGGTGATGACATGCGACGAAGTAGCTGCTGAAGAGGCATTGACTATCGGTCTAGTAAATCAAGTCGTGCCACTGGAGCAGTTGTCATCGGCTGCCGAGGCTTTTGCGCAGAAGCTGCTCAACAAACCTCCAATGGCTCTCCGTCGCACGAAAGAATTTTTCAAAGCCCTGAGTACCAATCGCGCTGGCGATATCACCTATGCTGATGCCCACATGGGGTTGATCACGTTTATGAGTGACGACATGCGTGAAGCGGTCTCGGCGTTTCGCGAGAAGCGGGAAGGGAAGTTTAGGAATCGCTAG
- a CDS encoding class IV adenylate cyclase: MQNEEEAERSRVVNPSFFIFHWPCQPHLNVEIKARCTSHQPIRDILCSRGADFRGTDHQTDTYFNVPHGRLKLREGNIENALVYYQREDQEGPKQAQVMLYPATPGSALKEILTASLGVRVAVKKQREIYFIDNVKFHLDQVDGLGMFVEIEAIDTNGSIGKDRLLAQCQTFLALLQISHDDLVAVSYSDLLLEHLRRDSSLRSE; encoded by the coding sequence ATGCAAAATGAAGAAGAAGCGGAGCGGTCCCGTGTTGTTAATCCTTCATTTTTCATTTTTCATTGGCCTTGCCAGCCCCACCTCAATGTCGAAATCAAAGCTCGCTGCACGAGTCACCAACCAATTCGTGACATCCTGTGCTCGCGAGGTGCCGACTTCCGTGGCACGGATCATCAAACTGACACGTACTTCAACGTCCCGCATGGCCGCCTTAAACTGCGCGAGGGAAACATTGAGAATGCGTTAGTGTATTACCAGCGTGAAGATCAGGAAGGGCCGAAACAAGCGCAGGTGATGCTATATCCTGCAACTCCTGGTAGTGCCTTAAAAGAGATTTTGACCGCGTCACTTGGTGTTCGTGTCGCCGTGAAGAAACAGCGTGAGATTTATTTCATTGACAACGTGAAGTTTCATCTCGATCAGGTGGATGGATTAGGAATGTTTGTGGAAATTGAGGCGATTGATACGAATGGATCGATCGGCAAAGACCGACTGCTAGCGCAATGTCAGACGTTTCTTGCGCTTTTGCAGATCTCACACGATGATTTGGTTGCTGTGTCGTATAGTGATCTTTTATTAGAACACCTGAGAAGAGATTCTTCGCTCCGCTCAGAATGA
- a CDS encoding glucose 1-dehydrogenase, translated as MAGRLDGKVALISGSARGQGEAEARLFVKEGAKVVISDILVEQGQKVAADIVKQGGQATFVKLDVTKEADWQTAVDTTVRSYGKLNILVNNAGIFRMEGVEATSLELWNQVIAINQTGTWLGMKYAVPAMRKAGGGSIINISSGAGIVGTGMAAAYHGTKGAVRILTKTVAIEYAKDNIRVNSVHPGVIDTEMVSGLLAEEGGQAIVQAHPLGRVGTVDDIAYGVLYLASDESSFVTGSELIIDGGFTAH; from the coding sequence ATGGCCGGACGATTAGATGGAAAAGTTGCCTTGATTTCTGGCTCAGCCCGCGGCCAAGGCGAAGCCGAGGCTCGCCTGTTTGTGAAAGAGGGGGCGAAGGTCGTTATTAGCGATATCCTTGTTGAACAAGGGCAGAAAGTTGCTGCCGATATCGTCAAACAAGGGGGACAAGCGACGTTCGTCAAACTCGATGTGACGAAAGAAGCGGATTGGCAGACAGCCGTCGACACCACAGTTCGTTCCTATGGAAAACTGAACATCCTCGTGAACAATGCGGGTATCTTCCGCATGGAAGGCGTAGAAGCAACCAGCCTGGAGCTGTGGAATCAAGTCATTGCCATTAACCAAACCGGCACCTGGTTAGGAATGAAATATGCCGTGCCCGCGATGCGCAAAGCCGGTGGCGGCTCGATTATCAACATCTCTTCGGGCGCTGGCATTGTTGGTACTGGTATGGCGGCTGCGTATCATGGAACTAAAGGTGCGGTGCGCATTCTGACTAAGACTGTGGCAATTGAATACGCGAAAGACAACATCCGCGTTAACTCCGTGCATCCCGGTGTGATCGACACGGAGATGGTTAGTGGGCTACTAGCAGAAGAGGGCGGGCAGGCCATCGTTCAAGCGCATCCACTCGGCAGGGTCGGGACTGTCGATGACATTGCCTATGGCGTGCTTTATCTCGCGAGTGACGAGTCTTCGTTTGTGACGGGTTCCGAACTCATCATTGATGGTGGGTTTACTGCCCATTAA